One Mercurialis annua linkage group LG3, ddMerAnnu1.2, whole genome shotgun sequence DNA window includes the following coding sequences:
- the LOC130015194 gene encoding flavonol 3-sulfotransferase-like: protein MDITCGRVINIVPKTFVTNQSSKIIATRPMFVPQLGGSNSQRTTLSSINAQLRKPVLPKALPQVQEGKEAEGQQFSMPPMKYGEFIATLPTRNDWKFMPLHLYQGAWYFTIYLDAVLEAQEKFQAQPDDVVICTYPKTGTTWIKALVFALTTRSRYPISESPLLTSTPHDLVPFLEIEASQSETYTRDSENPLVATHIPYHSLPESIETLGCKIIYLCRDPKDVLVSMWHFFRKRLPEGIDKDAYLSMEDSFDSFCDGAAFNGPYWDHVAGYWKASQENPDKVLFIKYEDLKEDIVPNVTKLAEFLGCPFTSEEEEQGVVQQIIDLCSFESLSKSKVTEEGNYSSNSPFVIKNSLFYRKGEKGDWKNYFSEEMGARLDQIIEEKLSGSGFSFLSPQ from the coding sequence ATGGATATTACTTGTGGAAGAGTAATAAATATAGTTCCTAAAACTTTTGTGACAAACCAGTCCTCGAAAATTATAGCTACGCGTCCTATGTTTGTTCCACAACTCGGTGGTTCTAATTCTCAACGAACGACGTTGTCTAGCATCAATGCGCAATTACGAAAGCCGGTTTTGCCTAAAGCACTGCCTCAAGTCCAGGAAGGCAAAGAAGCTGAAGGCCAACAATTTTCAATGCCACCAATGAAATATGGCGAATTTATCGCAACTCTACCTACGCGAAATGACTGGAAATTCATGCCTCTTCACTTGTACCAAGGTGCATGGTACTTCACCATTTACCTAGATGCTGTTTTAGAAGCTCAAGAGAAGTTTCAAGCTCAACCTGACGACGTTGTCATTTGTACATACCCTAAAACCGGCACTACTTGGATTAAGGCCTTAGTTTTCGCCCTAACTACACGCTCCCGCTACCCCATTTCTGAGAGTCCTTTGTTGACATCTACACCGCACGATTTGGTTCCTTTTCTTGAAATCGAAGCCTCTCAAAGTGAAACCTACACTCGTGACTCCGAAAATCCACTCGTCGCTACTCATATTCCTTATCATTCCTTGCCAGAATCTATAGAGACACTGGGATGCAAGATTATTTATCTTTGCAGGGATCCGAAGGATGTCTTAGTATCGATGTGGCATTTCTTCAGAAAAAGACTGCCCGAAGGAATCGACAAAGATGCGTATCTTAGTATGGAAGATTCTTTCGATTCGTTTTGTGATGGAGCTGCATTTAACGGACCATATTGGGATCATGTAGCTGGATACTGGAAGGCTAGCCAAGAAAATCCTGACAAGGTTTTGTTCATTAAATATGAAGATTTGAAAGAGGACATCGTTCCGAATGTTACGAAGCTGGCCGAGTTTCTTGGCTGCCCTTTTACTTCCGAAGAGGAAGAACAAGGCGTAGTTCAAcaaattattgatttatgcAGTTTCGAGAGTTTGAGCAAATCAAAGGTGACTGAAGAAGGTAATTACAGTTCAAATTCACCTTTTGTCATTAAGAACAGTTTATTTTATCGAAAGGGTGAGAAGGGAGACTGGAAAAACTATTTCAGTGAAGAAATGGGAGCTCGTTTGGATCAAATTATTGAAGAGAAATTGAGTGGATCCGGCTTTTCATTTCTTTCTCCGCAATAA